A genomic region of Colletotrichum destructivum chromosome 1, complete sequence contains the following coding sequences:
- a CDS encoding Putative alpha/beta hydrolase-1, epoxide hydrolase, with amino-acid sequence MDPAQLPPWDLPEGVTSRYVDTSPAGLKFHVLESLPDTLAPGQRPPLILLLHGFPNLSYDWRFVMPKLAAAGYYAAAFDMRGFGRTHNADLSPVPDSSIRPMTALRDVVTLVHALGYEAIHTLVGHDLGAFVASVCAIARADMVKSLVLMSHPFKGSPRLPFGTAVSPRLARANTAPSRTGDGKGDAARADPDIQTSLLQLDPPRKHYKYYNASPEAADEWTYPTGEPLHRFLRGYFHLKSADYTLNKPRALRSWTAEELAVLPHYYVMRADLSMRGNVELDMASSLGEPAAAGPSDSDSNGRAAGGGGGGSGETSWLSDADLQVYTDEFSRTTFGPPLSWYRVLVDAALSADLACFAGTRLAVPTKYLSGTSDWGTHQVPGALEAMEGGESVRGDCWMGAVHVPGAGHWVNMEKPGESAREILELAGSV; translated from the coding sequence ATGGACCCGGCTCAGCTACCTCCATGGGACCTCCCGGAGGGCGTCACGTCTCGTTATGTCGACACGTCCCCCGCAGGACTGAAGTTCCACGTCCTTGAGTCCCTCCCAGACACACTCGCGCCCGGCCAGCGTCCCCcgctcatcctcctcctccacggcTTCCCGAACCTGTCGTACGACTGGCGCTTCGTCATGCCGAAgctcgccgcggccggctACTACGCCGCGGCGTTCGACATGAGGGGCTTCGGCCGCACGCACAACGCGGACCTCAGCCCGGTGCCCGACAGCTCGATCCGGCCCATGACGGCGCTGCGCGACGTGGTCACGCTGGTCCACGCGCTCGGGTACGAGGCCATCCACACCCTCGTGGGACACGATCTGGGCGCGTTCGTGGCCTCAGTCTGCGCCATCGCGCGGGCGGACATGGTCAAGTCGCTAGTGTTGATGTCGCATCCGTTCAAGGGCTCTCCTCGGCTGCCGTTTGGGACGGCCGTGTCTCCACGGCTGGCTCGTGCGAATACTGCTCCCAGCCGAACCGGCGATGGTAAAGGAGACGCAGCCAGGGCAGATCCCGATATCCAGACGTCCCTCTTACAACTCGACCCGCCGCGAAAACACTACAAGTACTACAACGCGTCCCCCGAAGCTGCCGACGAATGGACGTATCCCACGGGCGAGCCTCTGCACCGGTTCCTCAGGGGCTACTTCCACCTCAAGTCGGCAGACTACACCCTGAACAAGCCGAGAGCCCTCCGATCCTggacggcggaggagctcgccgtcctGCCGCACTACTACGTCATGCGGGCCGACCTGTCGATGCGCGGAAACGTCGAGCTAGacatggcctcgtcgttgGGCGAGCCAGCTGCCGCGGGCCCtagcgacagcgacagcaatgggcgtgctgctggtggcggcggcggcggcagcggcgagaCGTCCTGGCTCAGCGACGCGGATCTCCAAGTGTACACGGACGAGTTCTCGCGTACGACCTTTGGGCCTCCTTTGTCGTGGTACAGGGTCCTCGTAGAcgcggccttgtcggcggACCTCGCGTGCTTCGCAGGCACACGGCTTGCCGTGCCGACAAAGTACCTGTCCGGGACGAGCGACTGGGGCACGCATCAGGTGCCCGGCGCGCTCGAGGCgatggagggcggcgagagcgtCCGCGGCGACTGTTGGATGGGCGCCGTCCACGTGCCCGGGGCCGGGCACTGGGTCAACATGGAGAAGCCTGGGGAGAGCGCCAGGGAAATATTGGAGCTGGCGGGATCCGTCTAG
- a CDS encoding Putative glycoside hydrolase, family 43, concanavalin A-like lectin/glucanase domain superfamily, which translates to MVVKQVYHNPIIPGFAPDPSVVLVDGVFFLVTSSFHVFPGLPIYASNDLQKWKHIGNAINRKEQLSLEHATTAVMPLDTGNIMVASAGLFAPTIRHHDGTFYIVCTNTAHEGGSFATNNFYISTTDIWSGKWSDPIYFPFNGIDPSLFFDDNGRVYVQGCWAISRLEQPSCTIKQFEIDIETGEPLSETREIWGGHARYDTEGPHIYKRGGYYYLLVAEGGTFEHHLLSIGRSRDIWGPYESCAANPIMTADSKPDEYVQNVGHGELFQDQGGAWWAAVLGVRNEDGHQPLGRETFLTAVDWPESGWPTIAQPKIEFCRSSGVTAPGDVITIPGSPAGVDHVYIRNPELDNYDLRGEGDARLYVLRAAQSNLSSPSGTSTFIGKRQRHIEASASVVLDLSSDTAGKPVVAGLALYKDALRHVSLSYDFTSSRLAFEVVTTSKDKSHIISYPVTPSSQTLSLRTQTTAAEYKFSYREEGGQWTVAGTVRVPDLVEREMTGPVFGLYAHALEDGGVGQGVVFRNFTVNGGTGWSC; encoded by the exons ATGGTAGTAAAACAGGTCTACCACAACCCCATCATCCCTGGTTTCGCGCCGGACCCGTCAGTCGTGCTGGTTGACGGCGTCTTCTTTCTCGTCACGTCCTCGTTCCACGTCTTCCCGGGCCTGCCAATCTATGCCTCGAATGATCTGCAAAAATGGAAACACATCG GAAACGCCATCAACCGCAAGGAGCAGCTGAGCCTCGAGCATGCGACCACGGCCGTGATGCCCCTGGACACGGGGAACATCATGGTCGCGAGCGCCGGCCTCTTCGCGCCGACGATCCGCCACCACGACGGCACGTTCTACATCGTCTGCACGAACACGGCTCATGAAGGGGGCTCCTTCGCCACGAACAACTTCTATATCAGCACGACCGACATCTGGTCCGGGAAGTGGTCCGACCCGATCTACTTCCCCTTCAACGGCATTGACCCTAGCCTGTTcttcgacgacaacggccgCGTCTACGTCCAGGGCTGCTGGGCCATCAGCCGCTTGGAGCAGCCGAGCTGCACCATCAAGCAGTTCGAGATCGACATCGAGACCGGCGAGCCCCTTTCCGAGACCCGGGAGATATGGGGCGGGCACGCGCGATACGACACCGAGGGCCCTCACATCTACAAGCGCGGGGGCTACTACTACCTCCTagtcgccgagggcggcaccTTTGAGCATCACCTCCTGAGCATCGGTCGCTCGAGGGACATCTGGGGGCCCTACGAGTCGTGTGCGGCGAACccgatcatgacggcggaCAGCAAGCCGGACGAGTACGTCCAGAAcgtcggccacggcgagCTCTTCCAGGACCAAGGGGGTGCGTGGTGGGCGGCCGTCCTGGGTGTGCGCAACGAAGACGGCCATCAGCCTCTCGGCCGGGAGACCTTCTTGACGGCGGTGGACTGGCCGGAAAGCGGGTGGCCGACGATTGCGCAGCCCAAGATAGAATTCTGTCGTTCCTCCGGCGTCACGGCGCCGGGCGATGTCATAACGATCCCCGGATCGCCGGCGGGCGTCGATCATGTGTACATCCGGAATCCCGAGCTCGATAACTACGACCTGAGAGGCGAAGGAGACGCCAGACTATACGTTCTCCGCGCTGCCCAGAGCAACCTGTCTTCTCCGTCCGGCACCTCGACGTTCATCGGCAAGCGACAGAGACACATCGAGGCTAGTGCATCGGTCGTTCTGGACCTTTCGAGCGATACCGCAGGCAAGCCCGTGGTGGCTGGTCTGGCGCTGTACAAGGACGCCCTCAGACACGTGTCTCTGTCTTATGATTTCACATCGTCGAGGCTCGCGTTCGAGGTGGTGACGACGTCCAAAGACAAGTCGCACATAATTTCGTATCCCGTGACACCATCTTCGCAGACTCTGAGCCTGCGTACCCAGACGACTGCGGCGGAATACAAGTTCTCGTaccgggaggagggcgggcaATGGACCGTGGCCGGGACGGTGCGCGTTCCTGACCTAgtcgagagagagatgacTGGCCCGGTCTTTGGGCTCTACGCGCACGCTTtggaggatggaggcgtCGGGCAAGGGGTGGTGTTCAGGAACTTTACGGTGAATGGAGGGACTGGCTGGTCTTGTTGA
- a CDS encoding uncharacterized protein (Putative zn(2)Cys(6) fungal-type DNA-binding domain, transcription factor domain, fungi) translates to MTKRACDGCRRRKVKCDAKSPQCSNCFMSTLTCEFTVAPKKRGPPFRARRGAHKRTSQSGSNDELPLHNNTAMPLLGTPDGGGSASISTTASLPAVSPGNNVSVGGETAPDFYGKPPFRVAIDDLLSALGMALPYVPLEDVISTCIDLFMQWEFPSIPVVCEPLLRRSIHVVVPVLRDETPGRPISDMIPTLRAFALLTALCAVVSAVLPPEIFPSGVALSMPFLRTSREALRLYQDLDIEQPDSSSIIIRYFHSNALHALGKTRVSFHAMGEALRLVQEMRLYDESSFQGLEWPENHLRRNTFWHLYIGDKSASILNQVPITLHQICLDTPITTHFDESQACGLMQPEGPDTVVFEGQLRLCFHLCFRLWYTASEMLLDLNLLSRLQGSSRRRAITLSSTAAEPDDVPSSLRTSTMQSYLDFTSILQSCPAWLRDPGAAVPDGVGETTARFRTRAISVQKANLFITFHALRLVLLSRFSERGFADVLGLTGDPVMLAMRKVEIAGDLLDAVSDMPFEALQANGEPCVEKLRQVGVALLEIIHNVSSEVISARARSLFGTLLDVLARLNSKVSDELSNDCES, encoded by the exons ATGACGAAACGAGCGTGCGACGGGTGCAGACGGCGAAAAGTCAAG TGCGATGCCAAAAGCCCTCAGTGTTCCAACTGCTTCATGTCCACCCTGACATGCGAGTTTACAGTTGCGCCAAAGAAGAGAGGCCCTCCGTTCCGGGCACGGCGAGGTGCTCACAAGAGGACTTCTCAGAGCGGTAGCAACGATGAACTGCCACTGCACAATAATACCGCGATGCCGCTTCTCGGCACTCCAGACGGAGGGGGCTCTGCGTCTATATCTACAACTGCATCTCTCCCGGCTGTTTCCCCCGGCAACAATGTCTCTGTAGGTGGAGAAACAGCCCCGGACTTCTATGGCAAACCCCCATTCCGCGTGGCCATAGACGACCTCCTCTCAGCTCTCGGCATGGCGCTTCCATACGTACCCCTAGAGGACGTCATCTCGACGTGCATCGACCTCTTTATGCAGTGGGAGTTTCCGTCGATCCCCGTTGTCTGCGAGCCACTCCTTCGACGGTCGatccacgtcgtcgtcccggtTCTCCGAGACGAGACCCCGGGCCGCCCCATCTCAGACATGATCCCGACCCTGCGCGCCTTCGCCCTGCTGACGGCCCtctgcgccgtcgtctcggccgtcttgccgCCCGAGATCTTCCCATCCGGCGTCGCGCTGTCGATGCCGTTTCTGAGGACCTCGCGCGAGGCCCTCCGGCTCTACCAGGACTTGGACATCGAGCAGCCGGATTCGagctccatcatcatccgcTACTTCCACTCCAACGCGCTACACGCCCTGGGCAAGACGCGCGTGTCGTTTCACGCCATGGGCGAGGCCCTCCGGCTTGTCCAGGAGATGCGCCTGTACGACGAGTCTTCCTTCCAAGGGCTCGAGTGGCCAGAGAACCATCTCAGGAGGAACACCTTCTGGCATCTGTACATCGGCGACAAGTCCGCCTCGATACTGAACCAGGTCCCGATCACGCTGCACCAGATCTGCCTGGACACGCCCATCACGACCCACTTCGACGAGAGCCAGGCATGCGGGCTCATGCAGCCCGAGGGGCCGGacaccgtcgtcttcgagggccAGCTGCGCCTGTGTTTCCACCTCTGCTTCCGCCTGTGGTACACGGCCTCCGagatgctcctcgacctcaacCTGCTCTCACGGCTAcagggcagcagcagaagacGCGCGATAACCCTGTCCTCGACAGCGGCCGAGCCGGATGACGTGCCATCGAGCCTGAGAACCAGCACGATGCAGTCATACTTGGACTTCACCAGCATCCTACAGAGCTGCCCGGCCTGGCTCCGCGATCCAGGGGCAGCGGTTCCCGACGGCGTGggcgagacgacggcgcggtTCCGCACGCGGGCCATCTCCGTCCAGAAGGCGAACCTCTTCATCACCTTCCACGCGCTCCGGCTCGTCCTGCTCAGTCGCTTCTCCGAGCGCGGCTTCGCCGACGTCCTGGGCCTCACGGGCGACCCGGTCATGCTCGCGATGCGAAAGGTCGAGATCGCgggcgacctcctcgacgccgtgtcGGACATGCCCTTCGAGGCTCTGCAGGCCAACGGGGAACCTTGT GTTGAGAAATTACGACAAGTCGGCGTGGCGCTACTCGAGATTATCCACAACGTAAGCAGCGAGGTTATTTCCGCCCGCGCTCGATCGCTCTTTGGCACATTGCTGGATGTTCTGGCCCGGCTAAATTCGAAGGTCTCGGACGAGCTGAGCAACGACTGCGAGTCATGA
- a CDS encoding Putative major facilitator, sugar transporter, major facilitator superfamily: protein MSQPEDKPPGFAELYRNKRVLSWCLLIFILPINFGYELSLVGNILAIPAFLDRFGTTTASGVREISTHNQQVLNASTTIGIFLAAYGTGFISDIIGRRKVVILGCVLCIGGIFVQGFATSVMMLFGGKLISTVGYGLGHSLGPVYVAEIAPDRLRGVCLILINTMIVIGQWSCALVGYGGSMIRSDWGWRIPVLVQLVPPFLMLVLGGILLPESPSWLLMKGRREDAGRSLRKFNGPKHNVEESLAIMEATLEKEKQLSQGGASYLECFKGTNLRRTIIVCMVYLTQQFVGANFVAGYLAYFFTIAGVGNPIGIAQVCYSIQLFGNICSWFLVERCGRRPLIVWGTVVMTALLLLIGGLGVIQDNKMAVTAMVAFMALWGFIFQLSVGAVGYAVGGETASARLRQKTYSINVMSNTSAACVVTQLVPILINPGNANLGGKVAFVFFGPALLCAVYLYFCFPEMKGRSYLELENMFQKGVPARKFKEYHCEIETVAGDDGEKIAVVLKE from the exons ATGTCCCAGCCGGAAGACAAGCCTCCAGGCTTTGCCGAGCTCTACAGAAACAAAAGGGTTCTGTCATGGT GCCTCCTAATTTTTATCCTCCCCATCAATTTCGGCTATGAGCTCTCTCTCGTCGGCaacatcctcgccatccccgccttcctcgaccgcTTCGGGACGACCACCGCCTCGGGCGTCAGGGAGATCTCGACGCACAACCAACAAGTCCTCAACGCCTCCACGACCATTGGCATATTCCTCGCCGCGTACGGCACCGGCTTCATCTCCGACATCATCGGACGCCGCAAggtcgtcatcctcggctGCGTACTAtgcatcggcggcatcttcGTCCAGGGGTTCGCGACCTCCGTCATGATGCTCTTCGGCGGCAAGCTCATCAGCACCGTCGGCTACGGGCTCGGACACTCTCTGGGGCCGGTCtacgtcgccgagatcgcgcCGGATCGTCTCCGCGGCGTCTGCCTCATTCTTATCAACACCATGATCGTCATCGGGCAGTGGTCGTGCGCCCTTGTCGGATATGGGGGCTCGATGATCAGGAGCGACTGGGGCTGGAGGATCCCGGTGCTCGTCCAGCTGGTCCCTCCTTTCTTGATGCTGGTCCTCGGGGGGATCCTCCTGCCCGAGTCGCCTTCCTGGCTCCTCAtgaagggaagaagagaagacgCCGGGAGGTCGCTGAGGAAGTTCAACGGTCCCAAGCACAACGTGGAGGAATCGCTGGCGATCATGGAAGCCACGCTCGAGAAGGAAAAGCAGCTGAGCCAAGGAGGCGCCTCGTACCTGGAATGCTTCAAGGGGACCAATCTGCGGAGGACGATAATCGTCTGCATGGTCTATCTGACGCAACAATTTGTCGGGGCGAACTTTGTGGCCGGATACCTCGC CTATTTCTTCACTATTGCTGGAGTCGGCAACCCCATCGGAATCGCCCAAGTATGCTACAGCATCCAGCTATTCGGCAACATCTGCTCATGGTTTCTCGTCGAGCGCtgcggccgtcggcctcTCATCGTTTGGGGAACCGTCGTCATGACCGCTCTGCTGCTCCTCATTGGCGGCTTGGGTGTTATCCAAGACAACAAGATGGCGGTCACCGCCATGGTGGCATTCATGGCTCTCTGGGGCTTCATT TTCCAACTCTCCGTCGGCGCTGTTGGATACGCcgtgggcggcgagacggcctcggcacgCCTGCGCCAGAAAACGTACTCCATTAACGTCATGAGCAACACGTCCGCCGCCTGCGTCGTCACGCAGCTCGTGCCCATCCTCATCAATCCAGGCAACGCCAACCTCGGAGGCAAGGTGGCCTTTGTGTTCTTCGGCCCGGCGCTGCTGTGCGCCGTCTACCTGTACTTCTGCTTCCCCGAGATGAAGGGCCGCAGCTACCTGGAGCTGGAGAACATGTTCCAGAAAGGCGTCCCGGCACGGAAGTTCAAGGAGTACCATTGCGAGATCGagaccgtcgccggcgatgacggcgagaagATTGCGGTTGTTCTGAAGGAGTGA
- a CDS encoding Putative flavin monooxygenase, FAD/NAD(P)-binding domain superfamily — MTAKIRRVAVIGAGPSGAIATDALVKEQAFDTVRVFDRRAVPGGTWIYTPHLPASIPSLRAVLDGKADAPVPIPSQLPAQTPKSEAVNSHQIRFSDTAQHEHLHTNITPEIMSFTTEPFPDTLTDRIREKYGDDSPFRGRAVIRDWVENIFVRNGHEKLLELSTTVERAEKQGDEWVLTLRKELPGNNQWWQERFDALVVATGHYNIPWIPNIKGIVEYDQRFPGRIVHSKHFRGADKYKGKKVIVVGGSVSSHELLHEVLPVAQHPVYASLRGDPIPHFGWAPFTHPHISIQKQIVNFCPKSGAITFADGTVVRDVDHVILGTGYTFSFPFLPKVQERVSQANRRLPGVYYHTWDIEDPTLAFLGMCGGGFTFRLFEWQAVAVARLLAGRGNPLPSKEEQKEWERKRVAEFGGGKDYYTIAPHWKEVFEHFRAIAGDPAPGTTGRVLPPFDDGLLDIWAAMGTAKTKSWEKSKKRAEAEIESQVIRPRL, encoded by the exons ATGACAGCCAAGATCCGTAGAGTGGCCGTtatcggcgccggccctTCGGGCGCTATTGCAACTGATGCACTGGTTAAGGAACAAGCTTTTGACACCGTCCGAGTCTTTGATCGACGAGCAGTGCCGGGCGGAACCTG GATCTACACACCGCATTTGCCCGCCAGTATACCCTCATTGAGAGCCGTGCTTGACGGAAAGGCCGATGCTCCCGTTCCCATCCCCTCCCAGCTTCCAGCCCAGACCCCCAAGTCAGAAGCCGTCAACAGCCACCAGATCCGGTTCTCGGATACAGCCCAGCATGAGCACCTCCACACCAACATCACGCCGGAGATCATGAGCTTCACCACGGAACCTTTTCCGGACACCCTGACGGACCGCATCCGGGAAAAGTACGGCGACGACTCCCCCTTCCGCGGCCGGGCCGTGATCCGGGACTGGGTCGAGAACATCTTCGTCCGCAACGGGCACGAGAAGCTGCTCGAGCTGAGCACGACTGTCGAgcgcgccgagaagcagggCGATGAGTGGGTGCTGACGCTGAGAAAGGAGCTACCCGGAAACAACCAGTGGTGGCAGGAGAGGTTCGACGCGCTTGTCGTGGCCACGGGGCATTACAACATCCCTTGGATTCCCAACATCAAGGGCATTGTGGAGTATGACCAGCGGTTCCCCGGCCGGATCGTGCATAGCAAGCACTTCCGCGGAGCTGACAAGTACAAGGGCAAG AAGGTCATCGTTGTCGGCGGCTCGGTGTCGTCGCATGAGCTCTTGCACGAGGTCCTCCCCGTCGCGCAGCATCCGGTGTACGCCTCCCTTCGAGGAGACCCTATCCCTCACTTTGGCTGGGCGCCCTTCACGCACCCGCATATTTCAATCCAGAAGCAGATCGTCAACTTTTGCCCCAAATCAGGCGCCATCACCTTTGCCGACGGCACCGTGGTCCGAGATGTGGATCACGTCATCTTGGGGACCGGCTACACCTTCAGCTTCCCCTTTCTTCCAAAGGTCCAGGAGCGTGTCTCGCAAGCCAACCGTCGTTTGCCTGGTGTTTACTACCACACGTGGGACATTGAGGACCCCACGCTCGCCTTCTTGGGCATG TGTGGAGGGGGCTTCACGTTCCGCCTCTTTGAATGGCAAGCCGTCGCAGTTGCCCGGCTCCTTGCCGGCAGAGGCAACCCGCTGCCGTCgaaggaggagcagaaggagTGGGAACGAAAGCGCGTGGCCgagttcggcggcggcaaggatTACTACACCATCGCGCCCCATTGGAAGGAGGTCTTTGAGCACTTCAGGGCGATCGCCGGCGACCCGGCCCCGGGCACGACGGGTCGTGTGTTGCCGCCGTTCGACGATGGCTTGTTGGATATCTGGGCGGCGATGGGCACAGCAAAGACGAAATCATGGGAGAAGTCCAAAAagagggccgaggcggagattgAGAGTCAAGTCATCAGACCAAGGCTTTGA
- a CDS encoding Putative major facilitator, sugar transporter, major facilitator superfamily: protein MEKRTSATEYHIEASTSALDNDHVDKLTNRNAKQVNVQSVALADAIAKDQPNYKSPSQFKLYAMMALCVLNGVMNGYDGSVMSAINAMDPFQDRFKIGMTGELNGAVFSIYTVGNIVGSLACGYVMDRWGRRTCMFSGATSIILGSILQASSYQLPQFFVGRFIVGAGTPMCATSAPVFLVEMAYPTWRGLAGGLYNVLGWYIGANLAAWTCYGTNFIPNDWAWRIPYIVQLTPATIVVSAVWFLPESPRWLWAQGQRERATAILTKYHGNGDPNSALVKLEIDEIQESLAAELELKNGNWNYKSLVDNRPNLYRMWLIMLVAVMAMFIGGSVISYYLPVMVEGVGVTDSSRQLLINGLNTVTSFIAGIFGSFFVDKVGRRPLFLWGTLLTGLVYIPINVLAARAEEFDKNGGSIPTAQSYAFIAMIFTYGIFWSFCWTPLQALYPAEILNNVIRAKGMGAKGFISGVASFINTYGTSVALKHIGWKTYTIFLILHFIHLGLMYMYCVETKERTLEELEEIFNDPKPVKRSLQRTRVIIDDGLGVKVKDDA from the exons ATGGAGAAGCGCACCTCGGCCACGGAGTATCACATTGAGGCGTCGACctccgccctcgacaacgacCACGTCGACAAGCTGACCAACCGCAATGCAAAACAGGTCAACGTCCAGTCGGTTGCGTtggccgacgccatcgccaaggacCAGCCCAACTACAAGTCGCCGAGCCAGTTCAAGCTGTATGCCATGATGGCACTCTGCGTGCTGA ACGGTGTCATGAACGGCTACGACGGATCGGTCATGAGTGCCATCAACGCCATGGACCCTTTCCAGGACCGCTTCAAGATCGGCATGACTGGCGAGCTGAACGGCGCAGTTTTCTCCATCTACACCGTCGGCAACATCGTGGGGAGTTTGGCCTGCGGCTACGTCATGGATCGATGGGGTCGTCGAACTTGCATGTTCTCCGGCGCCACTTCTATCATCCTGGGCTCCATCCTCCAGGCTAGCAGCTATCAGCTGCCCCAGTTCTTCGTCGGCcgcttcatcgtcggcgccggaaCCCCTATGTGCGCCACTTCGGCGCCTGTATTTCTTGTTGAGATGGCCTACCCTACTTGGAGAGGTCTAGCTGGTGGGCTCTACAATGTTCTGGGTTGGTACATTGGTGCGAACC TCGCTGCATGGACCTGCTACGGCACCAACTTCATCCCCAACGACTGGGCATGGCGCATCCCGTACATCGTACAGCTCACACCTGCCACGATCGTCGTTTCTGCAGTCTGGTTTCTCCCGGAGAGCCCGCGCTGGCTCTGGGCCCAGggccagagagagagggcgacTGCCATTCTGACAAAGTAccacggcaacggcgaccCCAATTCGGCTCTCGTCAAGCTCGAGATTGACGAGATTCAGGAGTCCTTGGCGGCTGAGCTTGAGTTGAAGAACGGCAATTGGAACTACAAGTCCCTCGTCGATAACAGGCCCAATCTGTACCGCATGTGGCTCATCATGCTCGTGGCCGTGATGGCCATGTTCATCGGTGGCAGCGTCATCTCTTATTACTTGCCAG TCATGGTGGAGGGTGTGGGAGTCACGGACTCCAGCCGCCAGCTGCTCATCAACGGGCTGAACACAGTCACATCTTTCATCGCCGGCATTTTCGGCTCATTTTTCGTCGACAAGGTTGGCCGTCGTCCACTGTTTCTATGGGGCACCCTACTCACCGGTCTGGTGTACATCCCCATCAACGTGCtggccgcgagggcggagGAATTCGACAAGAATGGAGGCTCCATCCCCACAGCACAGTCGTacgccttcatcgccatgATCTTCACGTACGGAATCTTCTGGTCCTTCTGTTGGACTCCCCTTCAAGCTCTGTACCCGGCCGAGATTCTCAACAACGTCATCCGCGCCAAGGGCATGGGCGCCAAGGGCTTCATCTCAGGCGTCGCCAGTTTCATCAACACTTACGGTACTTCGGTGGCTCTCAAGCATATTGGCTGGAAGACCTACACGATATTTTTGATTCTTCACTTTATCCACCTCGGCCTGATGTACATGTATTGTGTCGAGACGAAGGAGCGCACCTTGGAAGAGCTTGAGGAGATCTTCAACGACCCTAAGCCGGTGAAGAGGAGTTTGCAAAGAACTCGGGTGATTATTGACGATGGTTTGGGTgtcaaggtcaaggatgATGCCTAA